In Streptomyces paludis, the genomic stretch GGCCCGGGTTGCCCTGGCAGGTGAACATGCGCTCACCGTCGAAGGGCGTCTCCGCCGGATAGCCCCAAATACCCATCGAGGAAATGCCGTTGGCCGCGGGCGCGTCGAACCTGACCCCCGCGGCGCCACCGACGGCCTCCTCCAGCGAGAGATTCGCGTCGGTCCCGGACGGCGGCTTGACGTGCAGTACGGCGAAGTCGAACGGCGCGCCCTTGCCGCCCCTCGGGCCGCCCCGCTCGATCCACTGCGGCGACGTCTGCGCCCAGTCGGCCCACCAGATGCCGAAGGGCGCGACATTGTCGTTGTTCCCGGCCTGGCCGCGGAAGGCCGTGTTCGCCAGGGCCTGGTCGTTGTAGGAGGGCACGAAGACGATGTTGCGCAGCCAGCCGCCGCTCGCGCCGGAGTGCACGCAGTGGCCCGCCGTCCAGACGAGGTTCGAGGCACCGGGGTTGGCCGGGTCCGCCACCACGGTCGCCGAGCACACCGAGGGCCCGTCGGGGGTGTCGAAGAAGAGCTTGCCGACCGTCGGCGCGGTGTCGCTGTACGGCGCGGCCACCGGTTCCGCGAAGACCGGGGACGGCTCGGGGTCGGACACGCCCTCCTCCCCGATGTCATCGGTCACCGGCTGGTCCTGGCTGACGCCCCGGCGCATCCGGTCGGGCTTCCAGAGCCCGTCGATCACCGGGTTGATGAAGTCGGCGGCCTCCCGGACCCACTGCGAGGGATCCCAGTCCCGCCAGCCGCCCTCCTGCCAGCTCCGCGCCGCGCCCGGACCGGCGGCACCGGCCTCGGTGACATCGCCGGGCCCCGCGCAGGCGGAGACGCACAGCGACAGCAGGGCGAGCACGCAGGCCAGCGCCCTCACCGGACGGGGGCGTTGCCTGGAGCGCATGGATCGGTTCCTCCGGTCGGTCTTCGGGCCGCGAACTTCAGGAGCTAGTACGGGGATCGGCCCGTTTCGTTTCAATGTGCCGGCGCGTTTCCCCGCGTCAGCCCACGGCGGTGACCAGTCCCCGCAGCAGCAGTCCGCAGCCGAGGAAGAGGACCACGGCCGCCGTGCTGAGCGGGGCCAGCCGCTGGGCCAGCGTCACGAGCCGGCCGCGCGGCCTGGCGGCGAGCCTGCGGGTCGTGGTGTCGCGCAGCCGTACCACGGCGAAGCCGGCGCCCGCGAGGGTCAGCGCCAGTCCGACCCCGTACGCCACGACCAGCAGGAAGCCGAACCACGCCTGGCCGAGGGCCGCCGCGCCGACCAGGACGACGACGGCGGAGGGGCTGGGGACGAGACCGCCGGCGAAGCCGAGCAGGATGATGCCGCGCAGACCGGGCGCGGGCGGGATGTGGGAGTGACCGTGCCCGTGGTCGTGCCCGTGGCCGTGACCCTGGTCGTGTCCGTGACCGTGACCGTCGTCATGGGCCTTGGTGTGACCGTGGGTGTGGTGGGTGTGTTCCCGCGCGGACTCGTGCCGGGGGCCGGCCTCCGTCAGGGTGGCCACGGAGCCCTCGGCGTGCTCGTGCTCGTGCGCATGCCCGTGTGCGTGCTCGCCTCCATGCTCCTTGCCGTGCTCGTGGGCGGTCGCGAGCACCGGCACGCGCTCCTTGTCCCGCTGCTCCTCGTGGGCGGCATCGTGACCGTCAGCGTGGTCGTGCCCGTGGCTGTGACCATGGCCGTGATCGTGCCCGTGCCCGTGGTCGTGGCCATGCCCGTGGCTGTGCCCGTGCGGGAGGTGGCGCCGCCGCCAGGCCCGCCGCAGCAGCAGCGCACCCGCGATCATGACCAGCGCGCCGCTCGCGATGCCCAGCCAGGACACCACCGTGGGCGCCGCCGCCGAACCCGCCGTGATCAGGGCGCCGAGGGCGAAGACACCCATCGTGTGCGTCATCGTCACCGAGGCGCCGAGGGCCAGTACGTCCCGCAGGGAGTTGCGGCCTCCTGCCGTGGCGGCGGCGGCCATCATGGTCTTGCCGTGTCCGGGGGCCAGCGCGTGCATCGCGCCGAGCAGGACGGACGCGCCGAGCGCGAGGGCCGCGAAGCCGAAGGTCAGTTCGTGCCGGGCCACCAGCCCGGTCAGGGCCTGCGCCCAGCGGTCCGCGCCCCGCGGCAGTACGCCCGCCACCGGCGAGCCGCTCCGGTCGTTCTCCCCCGTGGTCAGCGCCGGACCACCGGTCCGGGCCTCGAAGGCGGCCGACCGGACGGCGGGCGGAGAGGAGAGCAGATCGTCGGGGTAGGCGGTCAGCCGCCGCGAGGTGGTCTCCTCGGGCACGTCCGACCCGTCGACCGTCATCAGGTCACCGCGGGCGGTGATCTCCCGCCACCCCTCGGCCGCCCCGACACTCGCCGGGCGGTACGAGAGCCGCAGCCGCTCCGCCTCCGGCAGCACCGCCGTCAGCTCGCAGGTCACCCGGAGCGTGTCCAACCCGGCCTGGCCCGGCCGGACTTCGGCCTTCGCCTCGCCGGTGGCGACGGCGATGGCGGCGCCTCCGTCCACGGTGAGCCGGGCGTCCTTCGCCGCCGTGGCACAGCGCGCGCCGGCCCAGGCCGACAGTTCGGCCGCCGAGAGCTTGTCGTCCCCGTCGGTGTCGATGCGCTTGCGCTCCTGGGCCGCCGGGATCTCGGCCAGGTCCTCCACATGGTCGACGCGCAGCTCGCCGGGCGCGACCACGAGACCGTCGTACTGGTTGACACTGAAGTTCCCGAGCGGGTGTGCCTGCGCCGCCTGGGCGGGCAGCAGCGCCAGCGCGGTCCCCGCCACCAGCACGGCGAACGCGGAGGCGGCGGTACGGCGGCGGGTCACGATCCCTCCCGGGGCTCGTCGGTGTCTTCGGCGGCGTTGGTGTTCTTGCCGGCCTTGCCTGCCTTGGTGTCGCCGGACAGTTCGGCCAGCGCGGCCCGGGCGTCGCGCGCGCCGGTGGGCGAGAAGCCCGGGTTCAGGGCGAGCGCGGCGCGCAGATCGCGGCGCGCGGCCCGTTCGTCGCCGAGGGCGTGCTCGATCATGCCCCGGTGGAAGAGGAACGACGCGTTGCGGTAGCCGGGCGACGCGGCCGTCGCCTTCTTCGCGTAGGTCAGCGCCTCGCGGTGCTTGCCGCTCGCGTACAGCGCCCAGCCGAGCGCGTCCGCCGTGTGCACGCTCTCGCGCCGGGACCACTCGGCGCGCGCCGCCTTCAGCGCCTCGGCCGCGTCGCCGTGGTCGGCCTCGATGAGGGCGGACTCCAGGTCGGTGGCGACGCCGTTGGCACGGGCCAGCCTGGTCCAGGTGGCGACGAGATCGTAGTTCTCCGCCGCCTTCTCCTTCTCCCCGTTGACCTCGCGCAGTTCACCGAGCGCGGCGAGCTGGCCCGGCAGCGGGAAGCGCCGTACGACCTCGTCCAGATCGCGCAGCGCGCGCTGGTCGCCGCCCTGCGCGGCGTAGGTACGGCCGCGGCCCTCCAGCGCCGGCAGATAGTCCGGGTCGGCGCGCAGCGCGGTCTTGTAGTGGCCGAGCGCCCTGGCGTACTGCCCCTGGCTCCAGGCCAGTTGGCCGAGCGCGGTGGCGACGTACGCCACATCGGCGGTGCTGTACGCGGAGTCCGCGGCGCGCAGCAGCACCCGGCGCGCGCCCGCGACATCGCCGCGCAGCTCCGCCACGTACGCGTACCGGGTGAAGACGGGGATGCCGGGGCGGCGCTGGTCGGCGAGGCGCACCGCGCGCTCCGCCTCCTCGTAGCGGCCGAGTTCGACGAGCGCGTCGACGCGGGTGGAGAGCGCGCGTTCGCTGTACGGGTTGACGCGCAGCGCCCGGTCCGAGGCGCGCAGCGCGGTCGGGAAGTCGTGGCGGGCGGCGGCCAGCGCGGCCCGGCCGGCGAGCGCGATGTCGTTCTCGGCGGCGGGGCGCAGCGCGAGCGAGCGGGTGAACGCCTTCTCTGCCTGCGGATAGCGGGTCGGGTCGCCGCTGGTGCGGGCCTGCTCGACGTAGGCGGCGCCCAGGGTCGCCCACCCGGTGGCGTCCTTGGGCCGTGTCTTGAGGTGTTTCTGGAGGCTTTCGATGCCTTGCGCGAGGTTCCCGGTGCCGAGCTGGTCGACGGGGGCGCCGCCCGTCACCAGGGGCGTGGAGGACGCCGTCGTGGAGCTGTCCGCTCCGCCGCCCGCGCCGATGACCACCGAGGTGGCGGTGAGCCCGAGGGCCAGTGCCACGACCGCCGCGACGCGCCGGCGGGGACGCGGCTGGGGCCGCGGCTCCCGCTCTGGCTCCGCCGCCGGCTCGCCCTCACTCCGGCGGGCGAGCCGCGGCTTCCGTACGAGCATCAGTCTCGCCTTCCTCGGTGTGTACTCGGTGTGCTCTCGGCACGTTCCGGTGTGCTTCCGGTACGTGCCGGTGTGTTCCGGATGGTTGTCAGGGGGGCGGCCCGGCAGCGTCGTGAGGGGGGACGGACAACGCTGCCGGGCCGGCGGAGTGCGGGGGTACCGCCGTACCACCGTCTCGCCGTATCGCCTGACGGACGGGGTCAGTTCATCCAGGAACCGCTGCCGGCCCGGCGGCGCGAGCGCAGCCAGACCATGCCGCCGCCGACCAGCAGCGCCACCGCGGCACCGGAGGCCGCCGAGACCATCATCAGGGTGTCGTTGTTCCACGACGCGGCGAACGAGGTCATGGAGCCGGTGAGGCCGGACGACTTGGTCTCGGCGCCACCACTGCGCGGGTCGGAGCCGGAGTGGGGCAGGGCCACGTACGGGAACTTCTTCTCGAAGCTCTTGTCGTTGGCGTCCACACCGTCGCTCAGGTCGACCTTCTCGCCGAGGAGCGCGCCCTCGACGACCTGGAGGGCGATGTCGACGACGTCGTCGGTGAGCCGGCGTCCGTTCGGGAAGCCCGCGTTGTCACCTTCGAGCACACCGAGCCGCTTGGGGTCCTTGGCCGGCTTGATGGAGGTGTTGAGACGCAGCATCTCCGAAGGGGTCACGTTCGGGGGCTGGTTGAGGTCCTTGACACCGGTCAGGAACACCGACACGAGGTCGTTGCGCGGCTCGGCCGGGGCCTTGATCTTGTAGATGGCCTCGATGAGCTTGGGCAGCTCGGGCTCGGTGACGTTCTTCAGGAAGTCCGCGTCGTTCTCGGGCGAGGACGCGTTGAACTTGTCCTTGTCCTTGAGCGGGTTGACGACCTCGTTGACCAGCGGCATGCCGAGGCGCGACACCTGGGTCCACTCGCCGTAGGCGTTCTGGCGGGAGGTGGTCGAGTAGATGCCGACGATCGGCTGCTTCTTCGACTGGCGGATCTGGGAGGTCGGCACCTGAAGGGCGATCGTGTTGACGTTGTAGCCCTTGAGCGTGTCGTTCCCGACCTCCGAGAGGTCGGCGCCGTACAGCAGGTCGAAGACGCGCAGATCGAGGAAGAACGAGTCGTCGGCCTGGCCGGCGAAGGTCTTGATCCCGCCGTTGAGGCGCTTGATCGCCTGGTCGCGCAGGGTCTGGTAGTGCGGCATGGACGCCTTGCCGACGTTCGAGGGGGCGACCGGCACGTTCTTCGCCAGCTGGTACGTCGAGACCTCCTTGCCGTTCTTCAGCTGGATCAGCTCGATGTTGTACGTCTGGGTGAAGTTGAGGGTCTCGTCGTAGAGGCTCTTCACCACACCGGTGTTGTACAGGAAGGTGTGTTCGTTCTT encodes the following:
- a CDS encoding trypsin-like serine peptidase, whose product is MRSRQRPRPVRALACVLALLSLCVSACAGPGDVTEAGAAGPGAARSWQEGGWRDWDPSQWVREAADFINPVIDGLWKPDRMRRGVSQDQPVTDDIGEEGVSDPEPSPVFAEPVAAPYSDTAPTVGKLFFDTPDGPSVCSATVVADPANPGASNLVWTAGHCVHSGASGGWLRNIVFVPSYNDQALANTAFRGQAGNNDNVAPFGIWWADWAQTSPQWIERGGPRGGKGAPFDFAVLHVKPPSGTDANLSLEEAVGGAAGVRFDAPAANGISSMGIWGYPAETPFDGERMFTCQGNPGRLSIRADEPSLYRIGCTMTGGASGGGWFVQDANGLPVLVSNTSIGPSAKTWLAGPRLGSVAKEIYTAMSEKFA
- a CDS encoding nickel transporter, producing the protein MTRRRTAASAFAVLVAGTALALLPAQAAQAHPLGNFSVNQYDGLVVAPGELRVDHVEDLAEIPAAQERKRIDTDGDDKLSAAELSAWAGARCATAAKDARLTVDGGAAIAVATGEAKAEVRPGQAGLDTLRVTCELTAVLPEAERLRLSYRPASVGAAEGWREITARGDLMTVDGSDVPEETTSRRLTAYPDDLLSSPPAVRSAAFEARTGGPALTTGENDRSGSPVAGVLPRGADRWAQALTGLVARHELTFGFAALALGASVLLGAMHALAPGHGKTMMAAAATAGGRNSLRDVLALGASVTMTHTMGVFALGALITAGSAAAPTVVSWLGIASGALVMIAGALLLRRAWRRRHLPHGHSHGHGHDHGHGHDHGHGHSHGHDHADGHDAAHEEQRDKERVPVLATAHEHGKEHGGEHAHGHAHEHEHAEGSVATLTEAGPRHESAREHTHHTHGHTKAHDDGHGHGHDQGHGHGHDHGHGHSHIPPAPGLRGIILLGFAGGLVPSPSAVVVLVGAAALGQAWFGFLLVVAYGVGLALTLAGAGFAVVRLRDTTTRRLAARPRGRLVTLAQRLAPLSTAAVVLFLGCGLLLRGLVTAVG
- a CDS encoding tetratricopeptide repeat protein, which produces MLVRKPRLARRSEGEPAAEPEREPRPQPRPRRRVAAVVALALGLTATSVVIGAGGGADSSTTASSTPLVTGGAPVDQLGTGNLAQGIESLQKHLKTRPKDATGWATLGAAYVEQARTSGDPTRYPQAEKAFTRSLALRPAAENDIALAGRAALAAARHDFPTALRASDRALRVNPYSERALSTRVDALVELGRYEEAERAVRLADQRRPGIPVFTRYAYVAELRGDVAGARRVLLRAADSAYSTADVAYVATALGQLAWSQGQYARALGHYKTALRADPDYLPALEGRGRTYAAQGGDQRALRDLDEVVRRFPLPGQLAALGELREVNGEKEKAAENYDLVATWTRLARANGVATDLESALIEADHGDAAEALKAARAEWSRRESVHTADALGWALYASGKHREALTYAKKATAASPGYRNASFLFHRGMIEHALGDERAARRDLRAALALNPGFSPTGARDARAALAELSGDTKAGKAGKNTNAAEDTDEPREGS
- a CDS encoding DUF4331 domain-containing protein; the protein is MTTDTRNERAWRARKSIAMLACGALAAGGLTSVGVAALAPGTANASSHREAPLISGQPQLDNTDVYAFVSPDSPNTTTIIANWLPFQEPAGGPNFFPFAKDARYDIHIDNDGDAKDDLIYRYTFNDHRKNEHTFLYNTGVVKSLYDETLNFTQTYNIELIQLKNGKEVSTYQLAKNVPVAPSNVGKASMPHYQTLRDQAIKRLNGGIKTFAGQADDSFFLDLRVFDLLYGADLSEVGNDTLKGYNVNTIALQVPTSQIRQSKKQPIVGIYSTTSRQNAYGEWTQVSRLGMPLVNEVVNPLKDKDKFNASSPENDADFLKNVTEPELPKLIEAIYKIKAPAEPRNDLVSVFLTGVKDLNQPPNVTPSEMLRLNTSIKPAKDPKRLGVLEGDNAGFPNGRRLTDDVVDIALQVVEGALLGEKVDLSDGVDANDKSFEKKFPYVALPHSGSDPRSGGAETKSSGLTGSMTSFAASWNNDTLMMVSAASGAAVALLVGGGMVWLRSRRRAGSGSWMN